GGTATTCGAAGAGGAAGCCGTGGACAGATACCGTGTACTTCTGGAGCGAAAAGCTTGCTAAGGCCAGAAACAGCGTCACCGGAGAGAAGTTCTACGGTGGACCGAAATATCTACCTCCAGCCACCTACGCACCGCTTGGAACCGAGAGGAGATTCTACGGAACTCCGCTCAGGGAAATTTATCCTGAATCGCAGTATCCCTTCCTCGTCGTGCCGCCGGGAAGTCCGCTTTTCACCAAACACAGGAGCATGTTCTACTACTGGCTGAAACAGGTGATGCCGGAGAACTTTGCCGTGATTAACCCCGAAGATGCGGAGAAGCTTGGAATTGAGAGCGGAGATGTCATAAAGATAGTAACTCCCACAGGAGAGCTTGAAGTCGTTGCAGCTGTGGAGCCGACGGTTGTAAAGGGAACAATCGCGATACCTGTGGGAATGGGAAGGTGGGCTGATTCGGCTGTTAAAAAGCCAGCTTACTTCAGGCTGAACGACGGAAGCGTTGCAGCTCTCGTTTCAGAGCTACCTGATGGAGCTTCTCTCCCCTCGGATGCCGTGAATCCTGTAAAGCAGCTTGACGAGACGAAGAAAAGAATCCTCTTCACGAAGTCCGACAGGAGATACTACGACGACCTTGGGATAGACAGCTGGAGGTTCAGCGGAGTTACGCCCAATGTCGTGGCCTGCGTTGACACGTCTCTCGACAACTGGCCACTGCTCAGCTGGATAGGCGCAGCCCAAGTTTACTTCTTCATTCCGGCAAAGGTCGAGAAGACGGGCAAAAGGAAGAAGTTCGAAATGCCGAACGTGTGGTGGTAGCAGTTGCTTGTGACCATAGGGAGGGCAAAGGTTTACGCAACGCTTTCAAAAATTTTTTACCACCTTTTTTACGATGAGGCAATCCCCAAAGACTGCAGAGAAATTATCGAAAAATTCGGCGAAATTGATTTTAATCTGCGTTCTGTGCTCGTTAGGGAGTTGAGGGGCTCTGTTCTTATAAAGGACATGCCTCAATCTCTTGCTGAAGTTTACGAGAGCGTAATGAAAGACTTCTACGAAAGATACGGCTTTCAGGCTTCAGAGTTGCATGCTGACCATATAGCTGTGGAGCTTGCCTTCATGTCGAAGCTGGTTGAGAGGGAGATTAGCTTGGCGCAGCAGATGAAGGAGGAGGAGCTTTACAAAATCAGGGCAGCCCAGCACAGGTTTATAAAGGCTCACCTCCAGCCCCTCGTCAAAAATCTCCCCTCTGCACCTCTCCTCAACTTCGTGAGGGATTTCGTCAGAGAGGATGCGAAGTACCTCTACAGCAGCCTCGTAGGTGAGAAAAATGAGGGAGCTGACAACAATTGACGAAACCTGGAAGCTGATGGACGAGCTGAGGCAGAGATTTTACTTCAAGCGTGAGAGCGAGGAGGTTAGAGTGGAGGATGCTCTGGACAGGGAGCTGGCGGAGGATGTGTTCGCTGCCAAGGACATGCCGCCCTTCGACATCGCAACGATGGATGGCTATGCCTTGAAGCTTGAGGATGGTGTCAGGGAGTACAGAATAGTGGGAGAGGTTTACGCTGGAGAGGTTGAGGATAGATTCGTCAACAGAGGGGAGTGCGTTTACATCACCACCGGGGCGAAGATGCCCGTCAATGCTGACACGGTTGTCAAGGTGGAGATTGCCGAGGTTGATGGCAGCAAGATGAGGATAAGGGAGAAAGTCAACAGGGGAAAGTATGTGCTGAAGAAGGGGAGTGAGGTGAAGAAGGGGGATTTGATTCTGCCGGCAAAAACCAGAATAGGCCCGCAGGAGATTGCTGCTTTAATCAGCGCTGGAGTTGAGAGGGTCAGGGTTTTCAGGAGGCTGAGGGCTGCGGTGTTCTCGAACGGGGATGAGATAAAGAAGGGGATAATTGCGGACTCCAACTCGGCAATGATTTCCGCCTTTTTGCGGAAGTTGGGCTGCGAGGTTCACTTTCTTGGTGTGGCTGGGGATGATGCGGAAGAAGTAAGGGAGATGGTTGAGAAGGGTGTGAGAGATTACGATGCTGTTCTTACAAGCGGCGGAGTTAGCGTTGGGGAGAAGGACTACGTGGTTAAGGCTCTGAAGGAGATGGGAGAGGTTCTGATTTACAAGGTGAGGCAGAGGCCGGGAAAGCCGATGGTTGTGGCTGTTGTAAATGAAAAGCCCGTTTTTGCCTTGCCCGGAAAGCCTGCTGGCTGCTTTACAGCCATGCTGTCTCTGAGAAGGTTTTTCGCAGGGGATAAGCCCTTCCCGAAGGTTAGGGCAAGGATTGCGGGAGATGTAAAGCTCCCCACGAAGGGGTTCAGCTACTTCCTGTTTGTGAAGCTGAGGGACGGTTATGCAATTCCAGCGGGATTCAGGCACTCTCACGTTTCCATCATTCCGTATGAGAAGTATGAGGTGAGTCTGGTTTCAGCGATGGCGAGAAGTGCAGTTTCAGATGGGTTCGTTGTGACTGACAGGGATTTGAGGGCTGGAGAGGAGGTTGAGGTTTGTTTGTATGATTGAGGATGTTTCCGTTAACCTTAGATTAAAAGCGGTAGAAATTTAAAAAGTAATGAAAAAACAAAAGTGGTGGTTAAAATGACCAGCGAGAGAAAGAGAAAAAAGAGAATATACAATCCAGTTACCGGAAAGTATTATGCTGTAAGACAAAGGACTATCAGTTCAGGAAAAGCAGGGCAGATAAAGAGGTTGTGGAAACCATCAAAAAAGAGAGAAAAGAAATCGATATGGGATTTACTGTAATATGAGAATTTTTCTTGATGCTAACGTTATAGCCGACTGGATACTGCTTAAGAACAAGAATCAGGACGCCAGCGATCCGCTACTTACGGAGCGATACAGGCATATGGCAGAATCTTTCAAGCTTGTCGAGGAAATTCTTAAATTGAAAGAAAAAGTTTCAGGAACATCACAGATGGCAATAGCAGAGGTTTTTGGTGTCATATATGACGATGCTATTAACATGAAGCTTTTCAGAGAGGCTGTCCCTGCTTCTTCATGGTACTGGTTTTCGATAAGGGAGAGAAAAGCTCTTTCTGAGGACTCACAACAGCTGTTTTTAATGGAACCACACACTTCGCCACAAGGGATTTGAGATTGGTGGAGCTGGTAAAGAAAATCGATAAAGTAAAACTGAAAGTCCAGAATCCAAAATATGTACTGGACTATCTTAAAAGTTGGAATAGACGCAGGAGGAGATAATTAACTCGTTTACGGAAAATTTTAAACACTCTCCATCCAAGATCCAAACCATGAATATTTCCCCATCCCCGCTCACAGACACGGGAAAAGCCCTTCTGCGGTTAAACCTAATCGCAATTGCCCTCCTCTGGCTTTATCCACTGCTGACTTACAGCCAACTCCCTGAGACCGTCCCAACCCACTTTGGAGCTGGCGGCGAGCCAGACAGGTTTGGAAGCAGAGAGGAGCTTCTAATCCTGCCAGCAGTATTCAGCATTGCTCCAGCAATCATCCTGATCATCACGAAGCTCAGATTCACCCTCATCAACCGCTACCCTCAATTCATAAATCTCCCCGCCTTCTACATGAACATAGGCAAAATCCGGGAAGAGAGGAGAAGTTACTGGGTCAACAGGTACTTCGAACCCGTCCTTCTTTTATCCCTGATTCTCTCGGCAGGTTTTCTCGGGATGGAGTACGCCATCTTTCATGCAACCCTGAGCGGAGAACTGCCACTCCTTTTTTACATTATCCTGATTTTCGTTATAGCAGCACCTCTGTTCATCTTCTTCTTGTACCTCAGCATGATTTCCGCCCAGATGAGCAGGGAAATTGGCGAATAATTTATAAATTTAACAGAGTTAAGGCAAAAGATTTATTAACTTAACAGTGTTAATTAACCTATGGCAATTGAAGTCGAGCTTCACAAACTGCGGGAATGGATGTGGAAATACTCCCTCGGCAGAGATGGGGGCAATAATTCTGATCACTTTCTTCGTATAAAAATTCCGGGCGGGATAATTTCACCGGATCGGCTGAGAGGTGTTGCTGAGCTATCAGATAAATATGGGAGAGGTTATGCTGAGATTACGACGAGGCAGGACATACAGCTTCACTGGATCGAGGCTGAGGATGCTCTGGAAATCTTCGCTGAGATGGAAAAGCTTGGCTTCACAACAGACCTGTGCAGTCAGGCTTTTGCCGAAACATGCCACGGTGATGTGAGAAACGCCGTCTGCTGCCCTCTGTCTGGGAAAAAGGGATACGATGCTTACTGGCTTGTTAGGGAGATTACGGATTTCTTCTCAGGCAACCCGGATTACGTCAGCCTTCCGCACAAGTTCAAGATTGGCATCTCTACTTGCGAGAGCAACTGCATAAGGGAGGAGGCGCAGGACTTGGCAATGCAGTGGAACGGCGAGGGGTTTGTACCGCTTGTTGGGGGAGGACTGGGGGCTTCGAAGCCCGGAGTCAGGAAGGCAAAGAGCTTGAGAATCGTTGTTTACGAGGAGGATGCCTTCGATTTTATAAGGACGGTCATAGACATCTACAAAGACTTCAGAGCTGAGAGAAAAGCAGAGGCAAGGTTCAAGAACTTTTTTGAGACTGCTGGATGCGAGTGGCTGAGAAGAGAAATTGAGCTCAGAATGGGTGTTAAATTCGATTTAGCTGATGATTTCAACTGCAATCCGCCATCAGAGCACACTGAGGGCTTGCAGGATGATGGCAGCAACTACTACACCCTTCCTGTGTTCGCAGGTATCCTCGACTCGGAAAGGCTGAGCTTCATTGCTGAGGTTGCTGAGGAGTTTGATGGAGGAATCAGGCTCACACCATGGCAGAACGTTGTTTTCACCGATATTGACGAC
The nucleotide sequence above comes from Archaeoglobus fulgidus DSM 4304. Encoded proteins:
- a CDS encoding Tat proofreading chaperone TtrD; this encodes MTIGRAKVYATLSKIFYHLFYDEAIPKDCREIIEKFGEIDFNLRSVLVRELRGSVLIKDMPQSLAEVYESVMKDFYERYGFQASELHADHIAVELAFMSKLVEREISLAQQMKEEELYKIRAAQHRFIKAHLQPLVKNLPSAPLLNFVRDFVREDAKYLYSSLVGEKNEGADNN
- a CDS encoding molybdopterin molybdotransferase MoeA; the protein is MRELTTIDETWKLMDELRQRFYFKRESEEVRVEDALDRELAEDVFAAKDMPPFDIATMDGYALKLEDGVREYRIVGEVYAGEVEDRFVNRGECVYITTGAKMPVNADTVVKVEIAEVDGSKMRIREKVNRGKYVLKKGSEVKKGDLILPAKTRIGPQEIAALISAGVERVRVFRRLRAAVFSNGDEIKKGIIADSNSAMISAFLRKLGCEVHFLGVAGDDAEEVREMVEKGVRDYDAVLTSGGVSVGEKDYVVKALKEMGEVLIYKVRQRPGKPMVVAVVNEKPVFALPGKPAGCFTAMLSLRRFFAGDKPFPKVRARIAGDVKLPTKGFSYFLFVKLRDGYAIPAGFRHSHVSIIPYEKYEVSLVSAMARSAVSDGFVVTDRDLRAGEEVEVCLYD
- a CDS encoding DUF1648 domain-containing protein — protein: MNISPSPLTDTGKALLRLNLIAIALLWLYPLLTYSQLPETVPTHFGAGGEPDRFGSREELLILPAVFSIAPAIILIITKLRFTLINRYPQFINLPAFYMNIGKIREERRSYWVNRYFEPVLLLSLILSAGFLGMEYAIFHATLSGELPLLFYIILIFVIAAPLFIFFLYLSMISAQMSREIGE
- a CDS encoding nitrite/sulfite reductase — protein: MAIEVELHKLREWMWKYSLGRDGGNNSDHFLRIKIPGGIISPDRLRGVAELSDKYGRGYAEITTRQDIQLHWIEAEDALEIFAEMEKLGFTTDLCSQAFAETCHGDVRNAVCCPLSGKKGYDAYWLVREITDFFSGNPDYVSLPHKFKIGISTCESNCIREEAQDLAMQWNGEGFVPLVGGGLGASKPGVRKAKSLRIVVYEEDAFDFIRTVIDIYKDFRAERKAEARFKNFFETAGCEWLRREIELRMGVKFDLADDFNCNPPSEHTEGLQDDGSNYYTLPVFAGILDSERLSFIAEVAEEFDGGIRLTPWQNVVFTDIDDLKALKERLSEQFDLSAPRMHIACASNFCGKTLVHAKDVLRHIPASDRFVGVSGCSNACACHPLAEIGLCGKVKAGKQLYDVFIHGWKEAENLSVEEAVELIKKHLGDGYGAKAD